DNA sequence from the Anopheles bellator unplaced genomic scaffold, idAnoBellAS_SP24_06.2 scaffold01661_ctg1, whole genome shotgun sequence genome:
ggtACCTTTCGCCGGAGGTACACGCGAAACTGCACGCCATCCGTCTGTCCCGGTGCGACCAGTGCACGGAGGTGTACCGCTCGTACCGGGAAGTTATCGGGGAGCTTGGTAGCCCCTTCCAGGACGAGTTGGTCCTGCGAGACGCCGCAAAACTGGCTCTGAGCAGTGGGTCACGCTGCGAGGTCGTTCGCATCGATGAACCACCGCAGGAGCTTGATGGCTCGTACGACGACCCACATGAGGTGTACGAATGGCATGACTCGAACGACTGCATAGAAGAGCCTCCaactacaccaccaccgacagcggCCACGGAGAAGAGCACGACTCTGGAACCTACTACGAGGGCTTCAACCCACGAGACTACTACGGGTCCTTACTTCAAGCTGCAACCCAAACAGTTCAAACGCTGCCGCCAGTGCCGCAAACCGTGCAGCAGTTCACTGAAGGGTTCGTTCTGCTGCAAACGGTGCACCAAGTGCTCGCGGAACCGGTACAAC
Encoded proteins:
- the LOC131214629 gene encoding uncharacterized protein LOC131214629, producing the protein MYRLGQASGEQSVPSDCCCWRAYESFMCYLHYYGNVVYGPQFRPEDHSRQVQIAYECIKVLQIPEEVLRRLAAGRVPDEPAARCLLRCFFLRTGLYDAERGFNLRRLYTWNYENPDRRYLSPEVHAKLHAIRLSRCDQCTEVYRSYREVIGELGSPFQDELVLRDAAKLALSSGSRCEVVRIDEPPQELDGSYDDPHEVYEWHDSNDCIEEPPTTPPPTAATEKSTTLEPTTRASTHETTTGPYFKLQPKQFKRCRQCRKPCSSSLKGSFCCKRCTKCSRNRYNKYNF